Proteins co-encoded in one Pseudophryne corroboree isolate aPseCor3 chromosome 1, aPseCor3.hap2, whole genome shotgun sequence genomic window:
- the LOC134995305 gene encoding uncharacterized protein LOC134995305 isoform X1, translating to MAVRDAIQMGCNCCRMLNSYMFKPQEPQTNGYVNEAHSLEHDHSTSPTIKISELKNEGHGVTEQDRFSGSPDIYNVPEKNNAKPDNVDSREPVSFSSNAFLNINFTGDIKQVDHPSRSNTDLQTKSPSHQHDMDQHSNLKRNSDEPECIQHELCEPMEENNSLTESAILEAASSQLTLQTSNPSMSSVLNGPGKKNWLLDANTEPPDKNNLGSSSSLAEEATSGSSGEPSLVALMIKRTIARNSNKGLVGAHGVHLEDDMDPDVAEALAALAAAIAGEELEDSYSDFEW from the exons GCTGTCAGAGACGCTATCCAGATGGGGTGCAATTGCTGTAGAATGCTGAACAG TTATATGTTCAAGCCGCAAGAGCCACAAACAAATGGATATGTGAACGAAGCGCACAGCCTTGAACATGATCATTCCACGTCACCCACCATAAAGATCAGCGAACTGAAGAATGAAGGGCACGGTGTAACAGAACAGGACAGGTTCTCTGGCTCCCCTGATATATACAATGTGCCAGAAAAGAACAATGCTAAGCCAGACAATGTTGACTCCAGGGAACCAGTGAGTTTTTCCTCAAATGCATTTTTAAATATTAACTTCACTGGAGACATAAAGCAAGTTGATCATCCGTCCCGTTCCAACACCGACCTCCAGACCAAAAGTCCTTCTCATCAACATGACATGGACCAACACTCCAACCTCAAGCGAAATTCAGATGAACCGGAATGTATTCAACATGAGCTGTGCGAACCAATGGAAGAAAACAATTCTCTTACGGAAAGTGCAATACTGGAGGCTGCAAGCAGCCAATTAACTTTACAAACCTCCAACCCCAGTATGTCTTCAGTTTTGAATGGGCCTGGAAAGAAAAACTGGTTATTGGATGCCAACACAGAGCCTCCTGATAAAAATAACCTAGGATCCAGTTCCTCTTTGGCAGAGGAAGCGACATCAGGGAGTTCAGGGGAACCTTCCTTGGTAGCTCTCATGATTAAGAGAACTATAGCACGGAATTCAAACAAAGGTTTAGTAGGTGCACATGGGGTACATTTGGAAGATGATATGGATCCTGATGTGGCTGAAGCACTGGCAGCGTTGGCTGCTGCAATAGCCGGGGAGGAACTGGAAGACAGTTACTCAGATTTTGAGTGGTAG
- the LOC134995305 gene encoding uncharacterized protein LOC134995305 isoform X2 yields the protein MGCNCCRMLNSYMFKPQEPQTNGYVNEAHSLEHDHSTSPTIKISELKNEGHGVTEQDRFSGSPDIYNVPEKNNAKPDNVDSREPVSFSSNAFLNINFTGDIKQVDHPSRSNTDLQTKSPSHQHDMDQHSNLKRNSDEPECIQHELCEPMEENNSLTESAILEAASSQLTLQTSNPSMSSVLNGPGKKNWLLDANTEPPDKNNLGSSSSLAEEATSGSSGEPSLVALMIKRTIARNSNKGLVGAHGVHLEDDMDPDVAEALAALAAAIAGEELEDSYSDFEW from the exons ATGGGGTGCAATTGCTGTAGAATGCTGAACAG TTATATGTTCAAGCCGCAAGAGCCACAAACAAATGGATATGTGAACGAAGCGCACAGCCTTGAACATGATCATTCCACGTCACCCACCATAAAGATCAGCGAACTGAAGAATGAAGGGCACGGTGTAACAGAACAGGACAGGTTCTCTGGCTCCCCTGATATATACAATGTGCCAGAAAAGAACAATGCTAAGCCAGACAATGTTGACTCCAGGGAACCAGTGAGTTTTTCCTCAAATGCATTTTTAAATATTAACTTCACTGGAGACATAAAGCAAGTTGATCATCCGTCCCGTTCCAACACCGACCTCCAGACCAAAAGTCCTTCTCATCAACATGACATGGACCAACACTCCAACCTCAAGCGAAATTCAGATGAACCGGAATGTATTCAACATGAGCTGTGCGAACCAATGGAAGAAAACAATTCTCTTACGGAAAGTGCAATACTGGAGGCTGCAAGCAGCCAATTAACTTTACAAACCTCCAACCCCAGTATGTCTTCAGTTTTGAATGGGCCTGGAAAGAAAAACTGGTTATTGGATGCCAACACAGAGCCTCCTGATAAAAATAACCTAGGATCCAGTTCCTCTTTGGCAGAGGAAGCGACATCAGGGAGTTCAGGGGAACCTTCCTTGGTAGCTCTCATGATTAAGAGAACTATAGCACGGAATTCAAACAAAGGTTTAGTAGGTGCACATGGGGTACATTTGGAAGATGATATGGATCCTGATGTGGCTGAAGCACTGGCAGCGTTGGCTGCTGCAATAGCCGGGGAGGAACTGGAAGACAGTTACTCAGATTTTGAGTGGTAG